A genomic stretch from Legionella adelaidensis includes:
- a CDS encoding alpha/beta fold hydrolase has protein sequence MKHLHINIFGTGERIVFFHGWGFDQTIWNSLLPELEKLYQIYLIDLPGFGKSSQMNWQTFKTQLLQVIPSPFTIVGWSLGGLYGLRLALEEKTQIKKLINVAAPPFFMGDNQWPGIDENMFKAFQEQVAKDPLVAVKAFIKLQDKRAALIQPLDENNIEKAALISGLNILFTWDFRLLIKELTKPIVFMFSKLDTIIPPKIIKVMKKSYPAFSYHEFPKAGHMPFLSHPQEFITALKEHL, from the coding sequence TTGAAACACCTTCACATTAATATATTCGGTACAGGTGAGCGTATTGTTTTTTTTCATGGGTGGGGATTTGATCAAACGATATGGAATTCTCTATTACCGGAATTAGAGAAACTCTATCAAATCTATTTGATTGATCTACCAGGATTTGGAAAAAGTTCGCAGATGAACTGGCAAACTTTTAAAACGCAGCTGTTACAGGTTATTCCATCTCCTTTTACCATTGTAGGATGGTCTTTAGGGGGGTTGTATGGCTTGCGTTTAGCCCTTGAAGAAAAAACGCAAATCAAAAAATTAATTAATGTTGCGGCACCTCCATTTTTTATGGGTGATAATCAATGGCCAGGAATTGATGAAAATATGTTTAAAGCTTTCCAAGAGCAGGTGGCGAAAGATCCCTTAGTAGCTGTTAAAGCGTTTATAAAGCTTCAAGATAAAAGAGCGGCTTTGATTCAACCTCTAGATGAAAACAACATAGAAAAAGCGGCCCTGATTTCAGGATTAAATATTTTGTTTACGTGGGATTTTCGTTTACTTATCAAAGAATTAACCAAACCCATAGTATTTATGTTTAGTAAGCTCGATACCATTATTCCACCCAAAATTATTAAAGTAATGAAAAAATCTTACCCTGCTTTTTCTTATCACGAATTTCCCAAAGCTGGGCATATGCCTTTTTTATCGCACCCACAAGAGTTTATAACTGCTTTAAAGGAGCATTTATGA
- a CDS encoding aminotransferase class I/II-fold pyridoxal phosphate-dependent enzyme, whose amino-acid sequence MLENDGSLDFKDTSTSRVKNIANTLTEQLASLKKNNLYRKRTIKEEGRFLNFSSNDYLALGTEKVIKEAYCEGFRKFAVGSGGSAFLGGYYSVHSQLEEAFASALNVDACALFPSGYSVNCSIPRLLESIHTIAVIDKNIHASIYDGISLAKAKALRFRSNNLEDLESKLKRNNGNKVIITEGIFSMNGAISPLNEITFLAKQFNASLIVDEAHSFGILGPQGLGAVAGARLTQMEVPLRVIPLGKAFSASGAIVAGEKIWIDALLQIARANIYSTAVSPAFCYGLLKTLDYLLNADNRREKIFALVDYFRMRIKNSSLLWSNSYTPIQNLQLGCPKLAFSFSEALKKENIFCLPIRPPSVSTKETGLRININYQHDFKALDLLVDTLEKINKERKF is encoded by the coding sequence ATGCTAGAAAACGATGGCTCTTTAGACTTTAAAGATACCAGCACCTCACGTGTTAAAAATATTGCTAATACTTTAACTGAGCAATTGGCAAGCCTTAAAAAAAATAATCTCTATAGAAAACGTACAATAAAAGAAGAGGGAAGATTTCTTAATTTTAGTAGTAATGATTATCTGGCTTTGGGAACAGAGAAAGTCATCAAAGAGGCTTATTGCGAAGGGTTTAGAAAATTTGCTGTAGGGAGTGGGGGCTCTGCTTTTCTTGGAGGTTATTATTCTGTTCACTCTCAATTAGAAGAAGCGTTTGCCAGCGCTTTAAATGTTGATGCTTGTGCGCTGTTTCCTTCGGGATACAGCGTAAACTGTAGTATTCCTCGTTTATTAGAATCGATTCACACTATTGCCGTTATTGATAAAAATATCCATGCATCTATTTATGACGGAATAAGTTTAGCGAAAGCAAAAGCTTTGCGTTTTCGCTCAAATAATTTAGAAGATTTAGAAAGTAAACTAAAAAGAAATAATGGTAACAAAGTAATTATTACAGAAGGGATTTTCAGTATGAACGGTGCAATCTCTCCTTTAAATGAAATTACTTTTTTGGCGAAGCAATTCAATGCTTCCCTTATTGTGGATGAAGCGCATTCCTTTGGAATTTTAGGTCCGCAAGGACTTGGGGCGGTGGCTGGTGCGAGGTTAACGCAAATGGAAGTACCTCTTCGCGTTATTCCGCTAGGTAAAGCATTTTCGGCTTCGGGTGCTATTGTTGCTGGAGAGAAAATATGGATAGATGCTTTATTACAAATAGCAAGAGCCAATATTTATTCCACGGCAGTGAGTCCCGCTTTTTGTTATGGTTTGCTAAAAACCTTGGACTATCTTCTTAATGCGGATAATCGCAGGGAAAAGATTTTTGCCTTGGTCGATTATTTTCGTATGCGTATTAAAAATTCTTCACTGCTGTGGAGTAACTCATATACGCCCATTCAAAACTTACAACTGGGTTGTCCTAAATTAGCATTTTCTTTTTCAGAAGCGCTTAAAAAGGAAAATATTTTTTGTTTGCCCATTAGGCCTCCTTCGGTTTCTACAAAAGAAACCGGGCTACGGATTAATATTAATTATCAGCATGATTTTAAAGCCCTTGATCTGTTAGTAGATACCCTTGAAAAAATCAATAAGGAAAGAAAGTTTTGA
- the bioB gene encoding biotin synthase BioB, which translates to MPVSIDTVKQIYTQPFNDLLNQAHTVHRLHHDPNQIEKAMLLSIKTGACPEDCGYCSQSGHHTTHVIKEKLMAVEKIVERAREAKEKGASRFCMGAAWRSIPNKAMEDLKTIIKEVNAVGLETCMTLGMLTLEQAKELKEAGLAFYNHNIDSSPSYYPKVVSTRTFEDRLQTLERVRQAGIHVCCGGIIGLGETQSDRIEFLYTLANFKTPPESVPINRLIPVKGTPLANQKEVEGFELVRTIATARILMPKSVVRLTAGRTAMSDELQALCFFAGANSLFLGKKGLTEANPSTDKDAVLLKKLGLKAKVSKQRDYSC; encoded by the coding sequence ATGCCGGTTTCAATTGACACAGTAAAGCAAATTTACACGCAACCTTTTAATGATCTGCTAAATCAAGCACATACAGTTCATCGCCTGCACCATGATCCCAATCAAATTGAAAAAGCTATGTTACTTAGTATTAAAACAGGAGCCTGTCCAGAGGATTGTGGCTATTGTTCGCAAAGTGGGCATCATACTACCCATGTCATAAAAGAAAAATTAATGGCAGTAGAGAAAATTGTGGAGCGTGCTCGTGAAGCAAAAGAGAAAGGGGCCTCTCGTTTTTGCATGGGTGCTGCATGGAGAAGTATTCCTAATAAAGCAATGGAAGATCTTAAAACAATAATTAAAGAAGTAAATGCGGTTGGTCTTGAAACTTGTATGACTTTAGGAATGTTAACGTTAGAACAAGCTAAAGAATTAAAAGAAGCGGGTCTTGCCTTTTATAATCATAATATTGATAGCTCTCCTTCTTATTATCCCAAAGTAGTTTCCACCCGTACGTTTGAAGACCGCTTACAAACTTTGGAACGTGTACGTCAAGCGGGAATCCACGTTTGCTGCGGCGGGATTATTGGTTTAGGAGAAACACAATCTGATCGCATTGAATTTCTTTATACTCTTGCCAATTTTAAAACCCCACCAGAAAGTGTACCTATTAATCGGCTTATTCCGGTAAAAGGAACACCTTTAGCCAATCAAAAAGAAGTAGAAGGATTTGAGTTAGTTCGCACCATTGCTACCGCGCGTATTTTAATGCCTAAAAGCGTGGTACGGCTAACGGCTGGTCGTACGGCAATGAGTGATGAATTACAAGCGCTTTGTTTTTTTGCCGGCGCTAATTCGTTATTTTTAGGGAAGAAAGGATTAACAGAAGCGAATCCTTCTACCGACAAAGATGCGGTGTTGCTTAAAAAACTTGGATTAAAGGCAAAGGTCTCTAAACAACGAGATTACTCATGCTAG
- the bioA gene encoding adenosylmethionine--8-amino-7-oxononanoate transaminase, which yields MKDFETYSPLWIHSAKGSYLYTDRGPIIDAISSWWCKSLGHGHEEVLKTIGAQLKNFEHVIGAGTCFTSINELAEELSALTNLQHLFFASDGSSAIEIALKLALQACQIRGETKRTQFLSLKNSYHGETLGALSVSGLNLYKNPYSGYGYPCIFLEDIPYVNNTSNPLWDNCEVAWTQTLKKIEPVKENICALIVEPLVQGAGGMLLYSKDFLRRLYEWAKKNDIYIIADEIMTGFARTGKWFASDYVDLTPDILCVSKGITSGSLPLSVVLIDHAIYSLFYSDYDTHSSFLHSHTYSGNALAVSAALATIRVMRSIDIQQKVQAMGELLKESFVYIAEKTQKLIKIRSLGGWVAGDLVENGNPRLGFSLQKEALQKGALLRPLGNTVYWLPSFLIDENTIGKLMEITLNSIETIYKTRG from the coding sequence ATGAAAGATTTCGAAACCTATTCACCTTTGTGGATACATTCTGCCAAGGGGAGCTATTTATATACGGATCGAGGACCAATTATTGATGCCATTTCGAGTTGGTGGTGTAAATCGCTTGGGCATGGGCATGAAGAAGTTTTAAAAACTATAGGAGCCCAATTAAAAAATTTCGAACATGTTATTGGTGCGGGTACCTGCTTTACATCAATCAATGAATTGGCGGAAGAATTATCGGCTTTAACTAATCTGCAACATTTGTTTTTTGCCAGTGACGGCTCTTCTGCAATTGAAATAGCACTAAAGCTCGCTTTACAGGCCTGTCAAATTCGCGGGGAAACGAAACGGACGCAGTTTTTATCTTTAAAGAATAGTTACCATGGGGAAACCTTAGGTGCCTTAAGCGTCAGTGGGCTAAATCTCTATAAAAATCCTTATTCTGGCTATGGCTATCCCTGTATTTTTTTAGAAGATATCCCTTATGTAAATAACACTTCTAACCCTTTATGGGATAATTGCGAGGTAGCATGGACGCAAACCTTGAAAAAAATCGAACCTGTTAAAGAAAATATCTGCGCTCTTATTGTTGAACCCCTGGTTCAAGGCGCTGGCGGAATGCTTTTATACAGTAAAGATTTCTTAAGACGTCTATACGAATGGGCAAAAAAGAATGATATATATATTATTGCTGATGAAATAATGACAGGGTTTGCCCGTACTGGTAAGTGGTTTGCGAGTGATTATGTCGATTTAACTCCTGATATCCTATGTGTGTCTAAAGGGATAACGTCTGGCTCTTTACCTCTCAGTGTGGTTTTAATAGATCATGCAATTTACTCACTATTTTATAGTGATTATGATACCCATTCCTCTTTTTTGCATTCGCATACCTATAGCGGAAATGCCCTAGCGGTTTCCGCAGCTTTAGCCACTATAAGAGTCATGCGTTCTATTGATATTCAACAAAAAGTGCAAGCGATGGGAGAGCTGCTGAAAGAATCTTTTGTATACATCGCTGAAAAAACACAAAAGTTGATCAAGATACGTTCTTTAGGTGGGTGGGTAGCAGGAGATTTGGTAGAAAATGGCAATCCGCGTTTAGGTTTTTCATTGCAAAAGGAAGCATTACAAAAAGGCGCACTTCTAAGACCTTTAGGAAATACGGTATATTGGCTGCCATCATTTCTTATTGATGAAAATACTATTGGGAAATTAATGGAAATAACACTAAACTCAATAGAAACAATTTATAAAACAAGAGGATAA
- a CDS encoding EAL domain-containing protein, with amino-acid sequence MNVSATKKLNTYLVLNIVWGTLSTLLLLLVLYFTWQKERLNIQHMLYSLTNEIAEQFDNFLHSMVNKVITLDLSNNQSLTCSPALLKHMQQFIYNEPMVSGISIKNKSTHCSTVHQEVQMSNNPAGSIHLFGPFRMTNSDKPAYVLRQRLGETNIDIYLLAQVLAKHLQTNSLLAGKIALYSENDGKVILQLSRNNETNAWRMDKPFQYLKEENSDIDIMRANLIFLNNFKIILKGDLSQIKQVTWNQELIAAIIIILVSITIYYLLRALITRHFSLRRAVILAMKSERFFPMYQPIIDIKEGKCIGAEILLRWRTIDQEIITPDLFIKDVEESGLIVNITIQLAEKALQECQSLLLTNPQFHLAFNLASTHFADERFFQRFIALCGKYSIPENQIMLEITERDLLKQDDVALIRMMRQLREAGFSLAVDDFGTGHASISYLQHFPFNYLKIDQLFIKAIGTGAITETLNNSIIHMAKNLKLHIIAEGVETFTQFEFLQSQEVYLMQGWYFATAMPIEQLIQFIKGVHYE; translated from the coding sequence ATGAATGTTTCTGCCACGAAGAAACTAAATACCTATTTAGTGCTCAATATTGTTTGGGGAACGCTATCCACCCTTCTTCTTCTTTTAGTTTTATATTTTACCTGGCAAAAAGAGCGTTTAAATATTCAACATATGCTTTATTCGCTCACTAATGAAATTGCTGAGCAATTTGACAATTTTTTGCATTCCATGGTTAATAAGGTCATCACGCTCGACTTATCAAACAATCAATCACTAACTTGTTCGCCTGCTCTTTTAAAGCATATGCAGCAGTTTATTTATAATGAACCCATGGTTTCCGGGATTTCTATCAAAAATAAAAGCACTCATTGCAGTACCGTTCATCAAGAAGTGCAAATGAGTAATAATCCCGCAGGATCTATACATTTATTTGGCCCTTTTCGTATGACGAATAGTGACAAACCTGCTTATGTTTTACGTCAGCGCCTGGGGGAAACTAATATTGATATTTATTTGCTAGCACAAGTTCTTGCTAAACATTTACAAACAAACTCTCTTCTCGCAGGGAAAATCGCATTGTACAGTGAAAATGATGGCAAAGTTATTTTGCAACTGTCAAGAAACAATGAAACGAATGCCTGGCGAATGGATAAACCCTTTCAATATCTAAAAGAAGAAAATTCTGACATAGATATCATGCGTGCTAACCTAATTTTTTTAAATAATTTTAAAATAATTTTAAAAGGTGATTTAAGTCAAATTAAACAAGTTACGTGGAACCAGGAATTAATCGCAGCAATTATCATTATCCTCGTTTCTATAACCATCTATTATTTATTACGGGCATTAATTACACGCCATTTTTCTTTGCGAAGAGCTGTTATTCTTGCCATGAAAAGCGAACGGTTTTTTCCTATGTATCAGCCTATAATTGACATTAAGGAAGGCAAGTGCATAGGTGCTGAAATTTTACTCCGTTGGCGAACTATCGATCAGGAAATTATAACCCCTGATTTATTTATCAAGGATGTGGAGGAATCAGGACTGATTGTAAATATTACCATACAGCTTGCTGAAAAAGCCCTGCAAGAGTGCCAAAGCTTACTCCTTACTAATCCGCAATTTCATCTTGCTTTTAATTTAGCATCCACTCATTTTGCAGACGAAAGGTTTTTCCAACGTTTCATTGCGCTTTGTGGGAAGTACTCCATACCTGAAAATCAAATTATGTTAGAAATAACCGAGCGCGATCTATTAAAACAGGATGATGTAGCCTTAATACGAATGATGAGACAACTCCGTGAAGCGGGTTTTTCTTTAGCCGTTGATGATTTTGGCACAGGGCATGCTAGCATTAGTTATTTACAACACTTTCCCTTTAATTACCTAAAAATTGACCAACTTTTTATTAAAGCCATCGGCACAGGAGCTATTACTGAAACATTAAACAATTCCATCATTCACATGGCTAAAAATTTAAAACTGCATATTATTGCTGAAGGGGTAGAAACATTTACGCAATTTGAATTTTTGCAATCGCAAGAAGTTTATTTAATGCAAGGATGGTATTTCGCTACTGCAATGCCTATTGAGCAGCTCATTCAATTTATAAAGGGAGTTCATTATGAATAA
- the coaE gene encoding dephospho-CoA kinase (Dephospho-CoA kinase (CoaE) performs the final step in coenzyme A biosynthesis.) codes for MVFCIGLTGTIASGKSTVAQEFANLGVPIISADGIAKEITAKNTPISLQIIHHFGSDVASVDGALNRSLLRKIIFNNPQEKLWLENLLHPLIRKEIAQQIKTINAPYCIIEIPLLKNKKNYPYLNRILVVLAGEETQIKRLMKRDHCSKQEGLAILKTQASETALKAIADDIVINNGGLQDLQKKIQHLHANYLRAAQIIRGN; via the coding sequence ATGGTGTTTTGTATTGGATTAACGGGAACTATTGCTAGCGGAAAATCAACAGTTGCTCAAGAGTTTGCTAATTTAGGCGTTCCTATTATTAGTGCAGATGGTATCGCCAAAGAAATAACCGCTAAGAATACTCCCATAAGCCTACAAATCATTCACCATTTCGGCAGTGACGTAGCTTCTGTTGACGGAGCATTAAACCGCAGCTTGTTAAGAAAAATTATTTTTAACAATCCACAAGAAAAGCTCTGGTTGGAAAATTTATTACATCCTCTTATCCGCAAAGAAATTGCACAACAAATCAAAACCATTAACGCGCCCTATTGCATCATTGAAATACCCCTATTAAAAAATAAAAAAAACTACCCGTATTTGAATCGAATTTTGGTAGTACTTGCAGGAGAAGAAACCCAGATTAAACGGCTAATGAAACGGGATCATTGTAGTAAGCAAGAAGGGTTAGCAATTCTTAAAACACAAGCAAGTGAAACGGCCTTAAAAGCAATTGCCGATGATATAGTGATAAACAACGGCGGTTTGCAAGATTTACAAAAGAAAATACAGCACCTACATGCGAATTATTTACGCGCAGCGCAAATAATTCGAGGTAACTAA
- the zapD gene encoding cell division protein ZapD: MHDETITFQLATHFLPKVALRLECLFLTIEQACEETHPVIHHYALKNIIEVIQLIEKPELKSRFLKELMRIEHAINKSQITISDALYANLFVQVQFLSHVAGRFGENIHLDTFLQAIRLSQTGNHSDCEVHSPQLLLWLESDAKKRQLDLLTWLKQLKSLTETVKVYLSLLRNTAEFDKIDMYNGFYQRSLPSKTSCHLILLRMDKNCGIVPKMQLGHHGLSLRLCEANSMHEVRRSNTAVDLAICQI, encoded by the coding sequence ATGCATGATGAAACAATAACTTTTCAACTGGCTACGCATTTCTTGCCGAAAGTTGCATTACGTTTGGAGTGTTTATTTCTTACTATAGAGCAAGCGTGTGAAGAAACACATCCGGTTATTCATCATTATGCATTAAAAAACATTATTGAAGTCATTCAACTTATTGAGAAGCCAGAATTAAAAAGCCGTTTCTTAAAAGAATTAATGCGTATAGAACATGCGATTAACAAATCGCAAATTACAATTTCAGATGCTTTATATGCAAATCTTTTCGTACAAGTACAATTTCTAAGTCATGTAGCAGGCAGGTTTGGGGAAAATATTCACCTGGATACTTTTTTACAAGCAATACGCCTGTCGCAAACGGGCAACCATAGTGATTGTGAAGTTCATTCACCCCAATTATTACTGTGGTTAGAAAGTGATGCTAAAAAAAGACAGCTCGATCTCTTAACTTGGCTAAAACAACTCAAATCTTTAACAGAGACAGTAAAAGTCTATTTATCTTTATTAAGAAATACCGCAGAATTCGATAAAATTGATATGTACAACGGCTTTTACCAACGTTCACTTCCTTCTAAAACCTCTTGCCATTTAATCCTTTTGCGCATGGATAAAAATTGCGGTATTGTTCCAAAAATGCAGCTGGGCCACCATGGTTTAAGTTTAAGACTATGCGAAGCTAATTCTATGCATGAGGTGAGAAGATCAAATACCGCCGTTGATTTGGCCATTTGTCAGATTTAA
- a CDS encoding (deoxy)nucleoside triphosphate pyrophosphohydrolase, producing MKVAVAVITDIQKRFLIAQRPPHVSHPGLWEFPGGKLEEDESPAIALLREVREEVGLEVVDYQFLGEVNYDYSDKKVHLLVFHVKAFQGEPLCLENQPQMNWVPFSHLKDFEFPAANKQIIELIRNKLL from the coding sequence ATGAAGGTAGCTGTTGCGGTTATTACGGATATTCAAAAAAGGTTTTTAATTGCCCAAAGACCTCCACATGTTTCTCACCCGGGTTTATGGGAGTTTCCGGGTGGTAAACTAGAAGAAGATGAAAGTCCTGCCATCGCCTTGTTAAGAGAGGTGCGGGAAGAGGTAGGACTGGAAGTAGTTGATTATCAGTTCCTTGGCGAAGTCAATTATGACTACAGCGACAAAAAAGTTCATTTATTAGTTTTTCATGTCAAGGCTTTTCAAGGAGAACCGTTATGCTTGGAAAATCAACCGCAAATGAATTGGGTACCTTTTTCCCACCTAAAAGATTTTGAATTTCCTGCGGCTAATAAGCAAATTATTGAATTAATACGCAATAAGTTATTATAA
- the secA gene encoding preprotein translocase subunit SecA — MLNTLMKKMFGSRNERTLRRMEKTVTAINAFEAQMQVLSDAELAAKTTQFKSRFAEGETLDELLAEAFAVVREVSVRTLGMRHFDVQLIGGMVLHEGNIAEMRTGEGKTLMATLPVYLNAISGKGVHIVTVNDYLAKRDSEWMRPIYEFLGLSVGVIFPDMPHELKQQAYAADIVYGTNNEFGFDYLRDNMAFNLADKVQRELNFAIVDEVDSILIDEARTPLIISGAAEDSSEFYIRVNKLIPLLKKQEEEGDAGDYTVDEKQKQAHLTEAGHQHIEELLIKEKLLAEGESLYHASNIMLMHHVNAALRAHAMFHRDVDYIVQNNQVVIVDEHTGRTMPGRRWSDGLHQAMEAKENVAIQNENQTLASITFQNFFRIYNKLAGMTGTADTEAYEFQQIYNLEVVVIPTNKPMRRKDEADLVYLTLQDKYQAVIEDVRECAQRKQPVLVGTASIEASELLSNLLKKAGIKHQVLNAKFHEKEAQIIAEAGRPGAVTIATNMAGRGTDIVLGGSLAADLAELGEEASDEARQKVKKEWQERHEAVIAAGGLRIIGSERHESRRIDNQLRGRAGRQGDPGSSRFYLSLDDNLMRIFASERVAGMMRRLGMKPGEPIEHSLVTKAIENAQRKLEGHHFDVRKQLLEYDNVANEQRKVIYSQRAEIMAITDPLDTIKAMREDVLSSLVDSYIPPASLEDQWDIKTLEQVLFEDFKVKASVKAWVDADPHIQTEEIKDRIVDLSVKEYEEKEKLVGRENLAQFEKSVILQNMDHQWREHLANMDHLRQGIHLRGYAQKDPKQEYKREAFTLFSMMLDNLKYEIVRILSAVQIRTEEDVEAVEERRRAEQITRMQYIHDNEAPEEEVHTSATFKRESRKVGRNDPCPCGSGKKFKMCHGKLA, encoded by the coding sequence ATGCTGAATACGTTAATGAAGAAAATGTTTGGAAGCCGGAATGAGCGAACCTTGCGGCGCATGGAAAAAACAGTCACGGCCATTAACGCATTTGAAGCGCAAATGCAGGTTTTATCTGACGCTGAGTTAGCTGCAAAGACTACGCAGTTTAAATCGCGTTTCGCAGAAGGTGAAACGTTAGATGAACTGTTAGCTGAAGCCTTTGCGGTCGTTCGTGAAGTTTCGGTGCGAACTCTAGGGATGCGCCATTTTGATGTCCAGTTAATTGGCGGAATGGTTTTACATGAAGGGAATATTGCTGAGATGCGTACTGGGGAAGGTAAAACCCTAATGGCAACACTCCCTGTTTATTTAAATGCAATTTCTGGAAAAGGTGTTCACATTGTTACAGTAAATGACTACTTGGCCAAACGTGACAGTGAATGGATGCGACCTATTTATGAATTTTTAGGGTTGTCAGTAGGGGTGATTTTCCCTGACATGCCGCATGAGCTAAAGCAACAAGCCTATGCTGCTGATATTGTCTATGGAACGAATAATGAATTTGGTTTCGATTATTTACGTGACAATATGGCATTTAATCTGGCCGACAAAGTCCAACGTGAGCTCAATTTTGCTATTGTTGACGAAGTAGACTCTATTTTAATTGATGAGGCGCGTACTCCTCTTATCATTTCCGGTGCGGCAGAAGATAGCTCCGAATTTTATATTCGGGTAAATAAACTAATTCCTTTATTAAAAAAACAAGAAGAAGAAGGGGATGCGGGAGATTATACGGTTGATGAAAAACAAAAACAGGCTCATCTCACTGAAGCTGGTCACCAACATATTGAAGAACTATTAATCAAAGAAAAGTTATTAGCAGAAGGCGAAAGCCTTTACCATGCTAGCAATATTATGCTTATGCATCATGTTAATGCCGCCCTGAGAGCACATGCTATGTTCCATCGGGATGTGGACTATATTGTGCAAAATAACCAGGTAGTTATTGTAGACGAGCATACAGGCAGAACCATGCCGGGAAGACGTTGGTCTGACGGATTGCATCAAGCCATGGAAGCCAAAGAGAATGTAGCAATTCAGAATGAAAACCAAACTTTAGCGTCTATCACTTTCCAAAATTTCTTTAGAATATATAACAAATTAGCCGGGATGACCGGTACTGCCGACACAGAAGCCTATGAGTTTCAGCAAATTTACAATTTGGAAGTGGTGGTAATTCCTACTAATAAACCTATGCGTCGTAAAGACGAGGCAGATTTGGTGTATTTAACTTTGCAAGATAAATATCAGGCGGTTATTGAAGACGTTCGCGAATGTGCGCAAAGAAAACAGCCTGTGCTAGTAGGTACCGCGTCTATTGAAGCTTCCGAATTACTCAGCAATTTACTTAAAAAAGCGGGAATTAAGCACCAAGTATTGAATGCTAAATTCCATGAGAAAGAAGCCCAAATAATTGCGGAAGCAGGAAGACCAGGAGCAGTTACAATTGCTACGAATATGGCCGGGCGGGGAACGGATATTGTTTTAGGTGGAAGCCTTGCTGCCGATCTTGCTGAATTAGGAGAAGAAGCTAGTGACGAGGCTAGACAAAAAGTTAAAAAGGAATGGCAAGAAAGACATGAAGCGGTAATTGCAGCAGGTGGTTTACGTATTATCGGATCGGAGCGCCATGAATCTCGCAGAATTGATAACCAGCTTCGAGGCCGTGCTGGGCGCCAGGGCGACCCCGGCAGTAGCCGATTTTATTTATCTTTAGATGATAATTTAATGCGTATCTTTGCCTCCGAAAGAGTGGCGGGGATGATGCGCCGTCTTGGTATGAAACCTGGCGAACCTATTGAACATAGTTTAGTGACTAAAGCAATTGAAAATGCACAACGTAAATTAGAAGGGCATCATTTTGATGTGCGTAAACAATTGCTAGAGTATGACAATGTAGCCAATGAACAGCGCAAGGTGATTTATTCCCAACGTGCTGAAATTATGGCCATTACCGACCCATTAGACACCATTAAGGCAATGCGCGAAGACGTTTTAAGCTCTTTAGTGGATAGTTACATACCTCCTGCTAGTTTAGAAGATCAGTGGGATATAAAAACTTTAGAGCAAGTGCTTTTTGAAGACTTTAAAGTAAAAGCGTCCGTTAAAGCTTGGGTCGATGCAGATCCTCATATTCAAACAGAAGAGATTAAAGACAGGATTGTGGATCTTTCTGTTAAAGAGTATGAGGAAAAAGAAAAACTGGTAGGACGTGAAAATTTAGCCCAATTTGAAAAATCGGTTATTTTGCAAAACATGGATCATCAATGGCGTGAACACTTAGCCAATATGGATCACTTACGTCAGGGCATCCATTTACGAGGTTATGCGCAAAAAGATCCCAAGCAAGAATATAAAAGAGAAGCGTTCACACTTTTTTCTATGATGCTAGATAATTTGAAGTATGAAATCGTGCGTATTCTTTCAGCAGTCCAAATTCGTACAGAAGAGGATGTGGAAGCAGTTGAAGAACGTCGCCGTGCAGAACAAATCACGCGAATGCAGTATATCCATGACAATGAGGCTCCTGAAGAGGAGGTGCATACGTCGGCAACTTTTAAAAGAGAAAGTAGAAAAGTAGGCCGAAATGACCCTTGTCCATGTGGGTCGGGGAAAAAATTTAAAATGTGCCACGGCAAATTGGCATGA